A window from Pongo abelii isolate AG06213 chromosome 6, NHGRI_mPonAbe1-v2.0_pri, whole genome shotgun sequence encodes these proteins:
- the LOC134761694 gene encoding uncharacterized protein LOC134761694, protein MASRALSLLEGTRGVTLGLARFHLLSYTKALPLLLSQELPWQPSQKAAKPTTPLHFWSEDLGDTEFHSDFYDDVKFLQGTHRWSLKSRLHFAPLLTSSRTHHGTHHESHIAMEITPLSPQTGISPFSKGDPQKRHSERGSSGLLLGPVSSGERKAGLRDICRMIYSNLLTLHVRQGPTELPKDLDWLMTELIPSSPYNLPGAHVPA, encoded by the exons ATGGCAAGCAGAGCCCTGTCCCTCTTAGAAGGAACACGTGGAGTAACACTTGGGTTAGCTCGTTTTCACCTCCTCAGCTATACCAAGGCCCTGCCTCTTCTCTTGTCACAGGAGCTG CCCTGGCAACCTTCTCAGAAGGCAGCAAAGCcaaccactcctctccacttctggTCCGAGGACCTGGGAGACACTGAATTCCACAGTGATTTCTATGATGATGTTAAATTCCTTCAAGGGACACACAGATGGTCACTTAAGTCCAGACTGCACTTTGCCCCACTGCTCACGTCCTCCAGGACACACCATGGGACACACCATGAAAGCCATATTGCCATGGAGATAACACCTCTGTCTCCTCAAACAGGAATAAGCCCCTTTTCCAAG GGTGACCCGCAAAAACGCCACAGTGAGAGAGGAAGCAGTGGTCTTCTACTGGGTCCCGTATCAAGTGGTGAAAGGAAGGCTGGACTCAGGGACATTTGCAGAATGATCTACTCCAATCTCCTCACTTTACATGTGAGGCAAGGGCCGACTGAGTTGCCCAAGGATCTCGACTGGTTAATGACAGAACTGATTCCCAGCTCCCCCTATAATCTCCCTGGTGCGCATGTCCCAGCCTAG